One Spirochaeta africana DSM 8902 genomic window carries:
- the rsgA gene encoding ribosome small subunit-dependent GTPase A, whose product MTGLVLQGINNIFTVMHENQTRLCRLKGKVLDGAENSYNPLAPGDLVEFEGELILRRHPRRNCLFRWNRKRNNMQAVAANVDQVVLFGSVGEPPFRPRFIDRALVLAELAGIPAVVVINKSDLTATAAEQERIDVYRQVGYRVHRISALTGDGLEDLRHILADKRSVLYGQSGVGKSSCINAMYPDCKLKTGEVSRKHNRGRHTTNYGRLLTAAELGSQGSATAIIDTPGIRELHIMGYTEYEIASGYREIAALAPGCSYNGCTHIHEPDCAVRAAVDRGELHPDRFASYAKTRADMQDLTKQYGVPRFDA is encoded by the coding sequence GTGACCGGACTTGTTTTACAGGGGATTAATAACATCTTTACCGTGATGCACGAGAATCAGACCCGGCTGTGTCGACTGAAGGGCAAGGTTCTTGATGGAGCAGAAAACAGCTATAACCCACTGGCCCCTGGTGATCTGGTGGAGTTTGAGGGCGAGTTGATTCTGCGGCGCCACCCGCGGCGCAACTGTCTGTTCCGCTGGAACCGCAAGCGCAACAACATGCAGGCCGTAGCGGCAAATGTGGATCAGGTTGTGCTGTTCGGGAGTGTGGGCGAACCGCCGTTTCGCCCACGGTTTATCGACCGGGCGCTGGTACTGGCGGAACTGGCGGGGATCCCCGCCGTGGTGGTGATAAACAAGTCCGATCTGACCGCAACCGCAGCGGAACAGGAACGAATAGATGTGTACCGGCAGGTCGGTTACCGGGTGCACCGGATTTCAGCGCTTACCGGAGATGGCCTTGAGGATCTGCGCCACATCCTGGCTGACAAACGCAGCGTGCTCTACGGGCAATCAGGGGTAGGGAAATCCAGCTGTATCAACGCGATGTATCCTGACTGTAAACTCAAAACCGGCGAGGTTTCCAGAAAGCACAATCGCGGTCGACACACGACCAACTACGGGCGCCTGCTGACAGCAGCTGAACTGGGCAGCCAGGGATCGGCTACCGCAATTATTGATACCCCCGGTATACGTGAGCTGCACATCATGGGATATACTGAGTACGAGATTGCCAGCGGGTATCGCGAGATAGCCGCATTGGCCCCGGGCTGCAGCTATAATGGCTGTACGCATATCCATGAACCTGATTGTGCGGTACGGGCTGCGGTTGACCGGGGCGAACTGCATCCCGATCGGTTTGCCAGCTATGCAAAAACCCGTGCCGATATGCAGGATTTGACCAAACAGTATGGAGTACCGCGGTTTGATGCCTGA
- the murI gene encoding glutamate racemase, giving the protein MGDSVSDARPVCVLDSGIGGLPYLSWMRAALPAESFVYISDTAGFPYGEKTADELTARVSLLVRWLRDRHNPKACVIACNTASVTSLAALRDQFPDLPFVGVVPAVKPAARITRKAIIGVLATRRTVEDPYLQGLIASFAQDVQVETVGAGELVRFVEERLYLPEDPRPLLLPFVERFSCSNVDVVVLGCTHFIHIAEELAGLFGTEVQIIDSRDGVSRQLQRVIHGQTARVSAGTTGGAAIAIWYQTAAIPEIITHNIERRYAVQAVRIAL; this is encoded by the coding sequence ATGGGTGATTCCGTGAGTGATGCCAGACCAGTCTGTGTTCTTGATTCCGGAATCGGCGGACTGCCGTACCTGAGCTGGATGCGTGCAGCGCTCCCGGCAGAATCATTCGTGTATATATCCGATACCGCCGGATTTCCATACGGGGAAAAAACGGCAGACGAGTTGACCGCCCGGGTTTCCCTGCTGGTGCGCTGGCTCCGCGATCGACATAACCCCAAGGCATGTGTTATAGCCTGCAATACTGCATCGGTGACCAGTCTGGCCGCATTGCGAGACCAGTTTCCCGATCTGCCGTTTGTCGGTGTAGTTCCAGCGGTCAAGCCGGCGGCCCGGATTACCCGCAAGGCGATTATCGGGGTGCTGGCCACCCGGCGAACAGTGGAGGATCCCTACCTGCAAGGGCTGATTGCCTCTTTTGCACAGGATGTGCAGGTTGAGACCGTAGGTGCTGGTGAGCTTGTCCGGTTTGTCGAGGAACGTCTCTACCTGCCGGAGGATCCCCGGCCGCTTTTACTGCCTTTTGTCGAGCGTTTCAGCTGCAGCAATGTTGATGTCGTGGTGCTGGGATGCACCCACTTTATCCATATTGCCGAGGAACTGGCCGGCTTGTTTGGCACCGAGGTACAGATAATCGATTCGCGCGACGGGGTTTCCCGCCAGCTGCAGCGGGTGATTCACGGACAGACCGCTCGTGTGTCAGCCGGCACGACAGGTGGAGCAGCAATCGCAATCTGGTATCAGACGGCAGCGATTCCGGAAATCATTACCCACAACATTGAACGGCGCTATGCCGTTCAGGCCGTAAGGATTGCGCTGTGA
- a CDS encoding pentapeptide repeat-containing protein: MTTAIFDYLEMMVVFSPCAHQGCDRYALGRTQFCLRHQPDFNTAIPEVLQHLQSQQNLVGWNFSELTFSDLVFSEKYVASCLFSHGVFPSIGFRKCRFENCFFDFSLFSDCSWHECVLHNCTFAGSEFSSSRFEESTLFQVSFNGITARNINFSSSDLFRSLFIGSSLHGALFEDCNLKRVNFCRSERQNVQFKWSNEMEAIFSEDQSSRQRIYPLERF, translated from the coding sequence GTGACAACCGCCATTTTCGACTACCTTGAAATGATGGTTGTATTCTCGCCGTGTGCCCATCAGGGTTGCGATCGCTATGCCCTCGGGCGAACCCAGTTCTGTCTGCGCCACCAGCCGGATTTCAACACCGCCATCCCGGAGGTGCTGCAGCATTTGCAGTCACAGCAAAACCTCGTCGGCTGGAATTTCTCTGAACTGACCTTCTCGGATCTGGTGTTTTCCGAGAAGTACGTTGCCAGCTGCCTGTTCTCCCACGGGGTTTTTCCCAGCATCGGCTTTCGGAAATGCCGCTTCGAGAATTGCTTCTTTGATTTCTCGCTGTTCAGTGACTGCAGCTGGCATGAGTGCGTACTGCATAACTGCACCTTTGCCGGCAGTGAGTTCAGCAGCTCACGGTTTGAGGAGTCGACGCTGTTCCAGGTTTCGTTCAACGGGATTACCGCGCGCAACATCAACTTCAGCTCATCGGATCTGTTCCGTTCGCTATTCATTGGCAGTTCACTGCACGGGGCGCTGTTCGAGGACTGTAATCTGAAACGGGTAAACTTCTGCCGCTCGGAACGCCAGAACGTCCAGTTCAAATGGTCAAACGAGATGGAAGCAATCTTTTCGGAGGACCAGTCCAGTCGTCAGCGAATCTATCCGCTTGAGCGCTTCTAG
- a CDS encoding RluA family pseudouridine synthase: MNITGEFSLVVDENLAPQRLDQYLSGRDGFPSRSQLKQLLRRIELNGNPAKLSAQVSAGDRVSGVVEPPVQPDCIPEPLRAEILYEDDDVVVVNKPPGMVVHPAHGNPDHTLLNGLLGHVSGLQERFQQAGDGYAAESAAVRPGIVHRLDKDTSGVLIAAKHPAAHALLSQQFADRQVGKLYLAVVKGRPRNPEGELQSRILRDPRNRKRFCAGTTGGKPAVTRYRTVASAEFGRQLVSLASLYPMTGRTHQLRVHMQWIGCPILGDPLYGRRSAAMSDGLMLHATVLELQLPNGKPARFYAPLPEHWQQLLTAFNDASAHQGSAVHPEDRDWCAAQLRSLSADREPAAQ, from the coding sequence ATGAATATCACCGGCGAGTTCAGCCTTGTGGTTGATGAGAACCTTGCTCCCCAGAGACTCGACCAGTATCTGTCGGGGCGTGACGGATTTCCCAGTCGGTCACAGCTGAAGCAGCTGCTCAGGCGGATAGAGCTGAACGGCAATCCGGCCAAGCTGTCGGCGCAGGTGTCTGCCGGTGATCGTGTATCGGGTGTGGTTGAGCCTCCGGTCCAGCCTGACTGTATCCCCGAACCATTGCGCGCCGAGATCCTGTACGAGGATGATGATGTAGTAGTCGTGAACAAACCCCCGGGTATGGTGGTACATCCGGCCCATGGTAATCCTGATCACACCCTGCTGAACGGGCTGTTGGGGCATGTGAGCGGCCTGCAGGAACGCTTCCAGCAGGCCGGGGATGGCTACGCAGCAGAGAGTGCCGCGGTGCGACCGGGTATCGTACACCGACTGGACAAGGATACATCCGGCGTCCTGATTGCGGCCAAGCATCCCGCCGCGCATGCCCTCTTGTCGCAGCAGTTTGCCGATCGCCAGGTCGGCAAACTGTATCTGGCGGTGGTAAAGGGGCGGCCGCGCAACCCTGAGGGTGAGCTGCAGTCGCGGATCCTGCGGGATCCCCGTAACCGCAAGCGCTTCTGTGCCGGCACCACCGGCGGAAAACCGGCGGTAACCCGGTATCGGACCGTTGCCAGCGCCGAGTTCGGGCGACAGCTTGTCAGCCTTGCATCGCTGTACCCCATGACCGGGCGTACCCATCAGCTGCGGGTGCATATGCAGTGGATTGGATGCCCGATACTCGGTGATCCCCTCTACGGCAGGCGTTCAGCAGCCATGTCGGATGGCTTGATGCTGCATGCGACAGTCCTGGAGCTGCAACTGCCAAACGGAAAACCGGCGCGTTTTTATGCGCCGCTTCCGGAACACTGGCAGCAGTTGCTCACGGCGTTCAATGATGCTTCCGCGCATCAAGGTTCTGCTGTTCATCCTGAAGATAGGGATTGGTGCGCAGCTCAGCTTCGATCGTTGTCGGCGGACCGTGAGCCGGCAGCACAATAG
- the pdxS gene encoding pyridoxal 5'-phosphate synthase lyase subunit PdxS: protein MSDKLWSERQKATWRTKVGLAEMLKGGVIMDVTTSEQAKIAADAGAQAVMALERVPADIRAQGGVARMSDPQMIEEIQKAVSIPVMAKCRIGHFVEAQLLQSMGVDFIDESEVLTPADDQYHVYKHDFTVPFVCGCRNLGEALRRIGEGAALIRTKGEAGTGDVVEAVRHLRTLHGDIRRLQGMREDELMTAAKELGAPFELVVEVARTGKLPVPNFSAGGVATPADAALMMQLGAETVFVGSGIFKSNNPAKRARAVVDAVAFYNDPEKLVEVSRNLGEPMTGINVSIMPQEDRLSVRGW from the coding sequence ATGAGTGATAAACTATGGTCTGAACGGCAGAAAGCCACCTGGCGAACCAAGGTAGGGCTTGCCGAGATGTTGAAGGGCGGGGTTATTATGGATGTAACCACGTCCGAACAAGCAAAGATTGCCGCCGATGCCGGGGCGCAGGCAGTAATGGCACTGGAGCGCGTTCCAGCTGACATCCGCGCTCAGGGCGGGGTTGCACGCATGTCCGACCCGCAGATGATCGAGGAAATCCAGAAAGCAGTATCCATTCCGGTGATGGCCAAATGCCGCATCGGCCATTTTGTCGAGGCACAGCTGCTGCAAAGCATGGGTGTGGATTTCATCGATGAAAGCGAGGTTCTGACTCCAGCCGATGATCAATACCACGTCTACAAGCATGACTTTACCGTACCCTTTGTCTGCGGCTGCCGTAATCTCGGCGAAGCGCTGCGTCGCATCGGTGAAGGTGCGGCCCTGATTCGAACCAAGGGTGAAGCCGGTACCGGCGATGTCGTAGAAGCGGTACGTCACCTGCGGACACTTCATGGTGACATCCGGCGCCTGCAGGGAATGCGTGAGGATGAGTTGATGACTGCTGCCAAGGAGCTTGGTGCTCCGTTTGAGCTGGTTGTCGAGGTCGCCCGTACCGGCAAGCTGCCAGTCCCCAACTTTTCGGCCGGGGGGGTCGCTACACCGGCCGATGCGGCACTCATGATGCAACTCGGCGCCGAAACGGTATTTGTCGGTTCCGGTATTTTCAAGTCCAACAACCCGGCCAAGCGTGCACGCGCGGTGGTTGATGCGGTAGCTTTTTACAACGACCCGGAAAAGCTTGTTGAGGTTTCGCGAAATCTCGGTGAACCCATGACCGGCATCAATGTATCGATTATGCCGCAGGAAGACCGCCTGTCGGTTCGCGGCTGGTAA
- the pdxT gene encoding pyridoxal 5'-phosphate synthase glutaminase subunit PdxT, producing MGTPRMNCRLGVLALQGGFYKHMEMLRSMDAEAVAVKEPRDLAGLQGLLIPGGESTTIGMLMERYGLMAALRTQMAQGFPVFGTCAGAILLSDEIENSTQTRIGGLPITIRRNAYGRQVESFEADLVIQGIAPEDTPLRGVFIRAPIILACADTVEVLSSYEGYPTVVRAGSLLAATFHPELTSDDRLHRYFIQQIAADWQP from the coding sequence ATGGGTACACCTCGAATGAACTGCCGCCTTGGGGTGCTTGCACTCCAGGGCGGTTTTTACAAACACATGGAAATGCTGCGCAGCATGGATGCAGAAGCGGTAGCGGTCAAGGAGCCGCGTGACCTTGCGGGGCTGCAGGGTCTGCTGATACCCGGTGGCGAGAGTACTACGATTGGCATGCTGATGGAGCGCTATGGACTCATGGCGGCCTTACGCACACAAATGGCACAGGGTTTTCCGGTATTCGGCACCTGCGCCGGCGCCATTCTGCTCTCCGACGAAATCGAAAACAGCACCCAGACCCGGATTGGCGGCCTGCCAATCACTATCCGTCGCAATGCCTACGGAAGACAGGTCGAGAGTTTCGAGGCCGACCTGGTAATACAGGGGATTGCCCCGGAGGATACCCCGCTGCGTGGTGTCTTTATCCGTGCGCCGATAATCCTTGCCTGCGCAGATACCGTGGAGGTACTGAGCAGCTATGAGGGATATCCGACCGTTGTCCGTGCCGGATCGCTGCTGGCGGCAACCTTCCATCCCGAACTTACCAGCGATGATCGCCTGCACCGCTACTTTATCCAGCAGATCGCTGCCGACTGGCAGCCCTGA
- a CDS encoding polyprenyl synthetase family protein, translating to MIDLLKSYRPHIEKRLNEYLASSAGDINHWSQDVRQRVLEYTLRGKMIRGALVFGGADAATFRTGGSISAAEHQALADTAAAMELIQSFLLIHDDIMDDDDVRRGMPAVHAQYRSRAVADGWDSPERSAIALGICAGDIAGFWAMQLLSRLALPPERLQSVIRIAADEIVVVGMAQMQDVAHGVQPQEPSTEDILGVYRCKTGRYTFALPMMLGWVIAGGSDADIDLLGQLGEAMGIVFQIQDDYIGLFGDPDTTGKPNTSDITENKKTLYRQGLRQHALQGNKRAAAALTGFGQPGITTGDVHEIQSVLQDLGVVEQVAAVRKSYVTECEQLIARLYDSGEGQESLLSLVRYLGSRGK from the coding sequence ATGATTGATTTACTGAAAAGTTACCGCCCGCATATAGAAAAACGGCTGAATGAATACCTTGCCAGCAGTGCAGGGGACATCAATCACTGGAGTCAGGATGTCCGCCAGCGGGTGCTTGAGTATACCTTGCGCGGCAAGATGATCCGCGGGGCGCTGGTTTTCGGCGGTGCCGATGCAGCGACGTTCAGAACCGGGGGCAGTATTTCTGCCGCCGAACATCAGGCTCTTGCTGACACCGCGGCGGCGATGGAGCTGATCCAGAGCTTCTTGCTCATACACGATGACATCATGGATGACGATGATGTACGCCGGGGTATGCCAGCGGTACATGCACAGTACCGCAGCCGTGCGGTTGCTGACGGTTGGGACAGCCCGGAGCGTAGCGCCATCGCACTGGGGATATGCGCCGGTGATATTGCCGGCTTCTGGGCCATGCAGCTGTTAAGCCGCCTGGCGCTGCCACCGGAGAGACTGCAAAGTGTAATCCGGATTGCGGCCGATGAAATCGTAGTGGTAGGTATGGCACAGATGCAGGATGTAGCTCATGGGGTGCAGCCGCAGGAGCCCTCCACCGAGGATATTCTGGGGGTCTATCGCTGCAAAACCGGGCGTTACACCTTTGCCCTGCCAATGATGCTGGGCTGGGTTATCGCTGGCGGATCGGATGCGGATATCGATTTGCTTGGGCAACTGGGTGAGGCAATGGGAATCGTGTTCCAGATTCAGGATGATTATATCGGGCTTTTCGGAGATCCGGATACCACCGGCAAGCCGAATACCAGTGATATCACTGAAAACAAAAAGACCCTGTATCGTCAGGGACTGCGTCAGCATGCCCTGCAGGGCAACAAGCGGGCAGCCGCAGCTCTGACCGGATTCGGACAGCCGGGTATTACCACCGGCGATGTGCACGAGATTCAGTCGGTTTTGCAGGATCTGGGTGTGGTCGAGCAGGTAGCCGCGGTGCGGAAAAGCTATGTCACGGAATGTGAACAGCTGATCGCTCGCCTGTATGACAGCGGGGAAGGGCAGGAATCCTTGTTGTCATTGGTCCGATATCTTGGCAGTCGCGGCAAATAG
- a CDS encoding phytoene/squalene synthase family protein, whose product MNYAGDRFAAHKRIFRSGSKTYFTSSLFFPAAVRRDVFCLYSFVRVADNYVDAVPQQAEAFHRFCDRYRAAQAGTPAGDQVIDPFVELSRRCHFDPAWTEAFLQSMAWDLSRSSYATIGELLEYIYGSAEVIGLYMAAILGLAPEARDAAMQQGRAMQLINFVRDVAEDNGFGRRYLPTQETTLSDLSETAARSNPEEFCRYIRFQVDRYLEWQNLAEQGYAWLPRRYRIPVAAAADMYSWTARRIARDPFVVFRRKLKPSTARIILAVLRRAIISAFRNPEVTKAGAS is encoded by the coding sequence ATGAATTATGCCGGAGACCGTTTTGCTGCCCACAAGCGAATTTTTCGCTCTGGCAGCAAAACCTATTTCACCTCGAGTCTGTTCTTTCCCGCTGCAGTTCGTCGGGACGTGTTCTGCCTGTACAGCTTTGTCAGGGTTGCAGACAACTATGTCGATGCAGTTCCGCAACAGGCTGAAGCGTTCCACCGTTTCTGCGATAGGTATCGCGCCGCACAAGCCGGAACACCTGCAGGAGACCAGGTGATCGATCCGTTTGTTGAGCTGTCTCGTCGGTGTCACTTCGACCCGGCCTGGACCGAGGCATTCCTGCAGTCCATGGCCTGGGATCTGAGCCGCAGCAGCTATGCCACCATCGGGGAGTTACTGGAATATATCTACGGCTCGGCCGAGGTCATCGGGCTGTACATGGCCGCTATCCTTGGCCTTGCGCCGGAGGCACGTGATGCCGCCATGCAGCAGGGTCGGGCTATGCAGCTGATCAACTTTGTTCGTGATGTGGCCGAGGATAACGGGTTTGGCCGGCGCTATCTGCCCACACAGGAAACCACACTCAGCGATTTGTCGGAAACCGCCGCCCGAAGTAATCCGGAGGAGTTCTGCAGGTATATCCGGTTCCAGGTCGATCGATATCTTGAATGGCAGAATCTCGCCGAGCAGGGGTATGCCTGGCTCCCGCGTCGTTACCGGATTCCGGTAGCCGCCGCAGCGGATATGTACAGCTGGACAGCCCGCAGGATTGCTCGTGATCCATTTGTAGTATTTCGACGGAAGCTGAAACCATCAACCGCCCGGATTATCCTGGCTGTGCTGCGACGAGCCATCATCAGTGCTTTTCGCAATCCGGAAGTTACCAAAGCAGGAGCATCATGA